DNA from Synechococcus sp. CBW1108:
TATCGGCTCACGGCCCGTGGGCGCCGCTTCTGAACGCTGGAACCGACCTGCTCTGTGGGGCATTTGGCCAGGACTGCGGTCCGGGGAGTTCAAGGTTCCGCTGGTTCCGCCTGGGTGCACCCCCCGCGGCCTGGGCTATCAGTTTCAGCGGCTGCCGGCGGCAGTGAGCTGATCGCGTTTGAGGTGCAGATAGAGCTGCTCGGGCTCGCGGTACTGGCGGGGCAGGCAGTGGTTGAGGATCTCCAACTTCTGCCAGCAGACCGTGCGGCGGGCCTTGTTGATCGTGACGCCATCTCGCACCAGGATGCGCATCGCCTTGCAATAGAGGGGGTACTGGGCTTCCAGTTCCCCAAGGCTCAAACCATCGCTAGCCATCCCATCTCCGGGAAGGGTGCTTGCCCATCCAAAGCTGGGCGAGCCTGGATCGAAGGCCGCCCTTACAAGCCTTCACAGATCTGATGCCAGCGGCCGCGTGCAGCTGCTTGCTTTGTTTGCGTCCACTGACTAATTGTCATGCTTTCCTGGTCAAGACGTCTGGCAGGGAGGCCAGCCCTCGCGGCACCAGAGGCCCCAAAATGCCTGCTGCCGTAACGAATTGACCAGTCCTAACGGGAGCTGGAGCGATCCCGGCGAGATCCCCATCTGCTGACAGAGCGGGCCCTGACAGAGGCAATCCTGCGATTCTTAAGGAATGTAAAGCAACGGCGTCATGGCCTCTCCGTCCTCCAATCCTTCCCTTTTCACCAAGACGGTGGCCCAGCTGCGTGAGCTGGCCCGCGGCCTCGGCGTTCGGAGGTACACCCGCCTCGCCAAGGAGGAACTGGTGGAGGCACTTGCCCAGGCCGATCCCGCTGAGGCAAGCAGCGCGGTGTCTGTCTCAAAGGCCCCGAGCCAGGTGACCTTCCTGCCCCGCGACCCCCAGTGGGCCTACGTGTTCTGGTCGATCAGCACCACCGACCGCGAGCGTGCCGCCGCCGCCGGAGCCCAACAACTGGCTCTGCGGGTGGCCGATGTCACCGGCCTGCCCCTGGGTGCCAGCCACCCCCACGCCCTGCAGGAGCTGGTGGTGCCGGCCCAGGCCACAGAGTGGTACCTGCCGGTACCGCTCAGCGATCGGGACTACCGCGTCGAGCTCGGCTACCGCCTCGGCGGCGGCGGCTGGCTGCCGCTGGCGGTGTCGTCAGTGGCGCGGGTGCCGGCCGAGGGTCCCAGTGCCGTGGTGGCGGATCTCTTTGTGCCGTTCTCGCTGGAGGGGCCGATCGGAGTGGCCAGCCAGCCCGTGGGCGGCAGTGGCGGGGTGGAGCACGAAAGGCTGTATCAGCTGGCCAGTGCCGGCAGTGCCCGCAGTCGCCGCATCGGTTCGGAGGTGCTGCATGAGCACGACTTCCTCCAGGATCAGGGCGATCTGCTCCACGCCTCGGGCGCTGGTGTGTGGGCCAGCGGCCGCAGCGAATCGGGCAGCGGCCTGCTACGCCAGCGCTCCTTCTGGCTGGTGGCCGATGCCGAGCTGATCGTGTACGGCGC
Protein-coding regions in this window:
- a CDS encoding DUF3136 domain-containing protein; translated protein: MASDGLSLGELEAQYPLYCKAMRILVRDGVTINKARRTVCWQKLEILNHCLPRQYREPEQLYLHLKRDQLTAAGSR
- a CDS encoding DUF4912 domain-containing protein, with product MASPSSNPSLFTKTVAQLRELARGLGVRRYTRLAKEELVEALAQADPAEASSAVSVSKAPSQVTFLPRDPQWAYVFWSISTTDRERAAAAGAQQLALRVADVTGLPLGASHPHALQELVVPAQATEWYLPVPLSDRDYRVELGYRLGGGGWLPLAVSSVARVPAEGPSAVVADLFVPFSLEGPIGVASQPVGGSGGVEHERLYQLASAGSARSRRIGSEVLHEHDFLQDQGDLLHASGAGVWASGRSESGSGLLRQRSFWLVADAELIVYGATEPSASLFICEEQIPLEADGTFRVQVPFRDGQQLYPIRAVAADGEQERAIRMEFQRRTPEARVNSREGAQLAWF